One window of the Salminus brasiliensis chromosome 1, fSalBra1.hap2, whole genome shotgun sequence genome contains the following:
- the LOC140537154 gene encoding protein rapunzel-like, with protein MNRVEEWVLQNRSKIEKGMDIMGQGCEILAATVGQFHPILEAVFVASAEILSNPEGKEAKYLAEQFERVNQKLEAIQDEIDKIALEQQRSTMNRQNFDREVQMISQYEKFQEFILAKPKFKEKKKEKFLSHFENTDREVNLDALYNAVTGENISGDAMLDTVVTTEQRSRRAVEVFCTQLKKRFLVGIIAVMGYTALKEGEIGKPMVEKWQERMEDVEKRMKAAVDECINNFPAQAKMDVEHQLLEKPSSVDPEFAKYLLDALVKKYDWVSWSIMVFNHGDRCFWNCLAGEKYYGSGGGGNVFDLLTKNDIRIVVSFSVDPKPLNRNQLHDQIETQKLKGNMVSVAQSLCNSLPNCLVHAVSRYKKMEETNNFQPECYYFGVHKRAYLCIHSE; from the coding sequence ATGAATCGTGTGGAAGAATGGGTTCTGCAGAACCGGAGCAAGATTGAGAAAGGAATGGACATAATGGGCCAAGGCTGTGAGATCCTGGCGGCCACCGTGGGCCAGTTCCATCCCATCCTGGAGGCAGTTTTTGTGGCCTCCGCTGAGATCCTCAGCAACCCAGAGGGCAAAGAGGCCAAGTACCTTGCTGAGCAGTTTGAAAGGGTCAATCAGAAGCTGGAGGCAATCCAGGACGAAATCGACAAAATAGCCCTGGAGCAGCAGCGCTCGACAATGAACAGGCAGAACTTCGACCGTGAGGTGCAAATGATCAGTCAGTATGAGAAGTTCCAAGAGTTTATCCTCGCCAAGCCGAAGttcaaggagaagaagaaggagaagttCCTCAGCCACTTTGAGAACACCGATCGCGAGGTCAACCTCGACGCCTTATACAACGCCGTCACCGGAGAGAACATTTCTGGAGACGCAATGCTGGACACGGTAGTGACCACTGAGCAGAGAAGCAGAAGGGCAGTGGAGGTATTCTGCACCCAGCTGAAGAAGCGGTTCCTGGTTGGGATCATAGCAGTGATGGGCTACACTGCCCTGAAGGAAGGAGAAATTGGGAAGCCTATGGTTGAGAAATGGCAAGAGCGCATGGAGGATGTGGAGAAACGCATGAAGGCGGCAGTGGATGAATGCATAAATAACTTCCCTGCCCAAGCCAAGATGGATGTAGAGCACCAACTTTTGGAGAAGCCAAGCAGTGTCGACCCAGAGTTTGCCAAATATCTACTGGATGCCCTTGTCAAGAAGTACGACTGGGTCTCCTGGTCTATTATGGTCTTCAACCATGGTGATAGATGTTTCTGGAATTGTTTGGCTGGTGAGAAGTATTATGGAAGTGGTGGAGGCGGCAATGTATTTGACCTTTTGACCAAAAATGACATTCGAATTGTGGTGTCTTTCAGCGTGGACCCTAAACCGCTCAACAGAAACCAGCTGCACGATCAGATCGAGACACAAAAGCTCAAGGGCAACATGGTCTCCGTGGCACAGTCTCTGTGCAACAGCCTACCCAACTGCCTTGTGCATGCAGTCAGCCGCTATAAGAAAATGGAGGAGACCAACAACTTCCAACCAGAATGCTATTATTTTGGAGTTCACAAAAGAGCATACCTTTGCATCCACTCAGAATAG